From a region of the Rhodococcus sp. 4CII genome:
- a CDS encoding YihY/virulence factor BrkB family protein produces the protein MTDDRHAEPEPDDPRKPDSPVDLTKPSWWYVVRKTAHEFTRDQCTDLAAALTYYAVLSLFPALLALVSLLGVFGQGQRTTDAVLQMVDDLGPSSAVDTLRAPITQLVETPTAGMALALGLLGAVWSASGYIGAFGRAMNRMYEVEEGRPVWKLRPLMLGVTVAGLILVAVGAAMLALSGPVARSVGDAIGFGDTALTVWNIARWPFVLGIVVVAVAILYYVTPNVKQPKFRWISAGAFLAIVTWIVASVLFGLYVANFGSYNKTYGSLAGVIVFLLWLWITNLALLFGAELDAELERGRELQAGMPAEEELQLPPRDTRVSDKNAEKYENYVREGRALRDRP, from the coding sequence ATGACAGACGATCGGCACGCAGAACCGGAACCCGACGATCCGCGCAAGCCGGATTCGCCTGTGGACCTGACGAAACCGTCCTGGTGGTACGTCGTCCGGAAGACGGCGCACGAGTTCACACGCGATCAGTGCACCGACCTCGCGGCCGCACTGACGTACTACGCGGTCCTCTCGCTGTTCCCCGCGCTGCTTGCGCTGGTCTCGTTGCTGGGAGTGTTCGGGCAGGGACAGCGCACGACCGATGCGGTCCTGCAGATGGTCGACGATCTCGGGCCGTCCTCCGCCGTGGACACGCTGCGCGCGCCCATCACGCAACTGGTCGAGACGCCGACCGCGGGGATGGCCCTGGCCCTCGGCCTGCTCGGCGCGGTGTGGTCGGCGTCCGGGTACATCGGGGCGTTCGGACGTGCCATGAACCGCATGTACGAAGTGGAGGAGGGGCGTCCGGTGTGGAAGCTCCGGCCGCTGATGCTGGGGGTCACCGTCGCCGGTCTGATCCTGGTGGCCGTCGGCGCGGCGATGCTCGCCCTGAGCGGTCCTGTCGCCCGCTCGGTCGGTGACGCGATCGGATTCGGCGACACCGCCCTGACCGTGTGGAACATCGCCCGCTGGCCGTTCGTCCTCGGCATCGTCGTGGTTGCCGTCGCCATCCTCTACTACGTCACACCCAATGTGAAGCAGCCGAAATTCCGCTGGATCAGCGCCGGTGCGTTCCTCGCCATCGTGACGTGGATCGTCGCGTCGGTCCTGTTCGGTCTCTACGTCGCCAACTTCGGCAGCTACAACAAGACCTACGGATCGCTGGCCGGGGTGATCGTGTTCCTGCTCTGGCTCTGGATCACCAATCTGGCACTCCTCTTCGGCGCGGAACTCGATGCCGAACTCGAGCGCGGACGAGAGTTACAGGCCGGGATGCCCGCCGAGGAGGAACTGCAATTGCCGCCTCGCGACACCCGGGTATCGGACAAGAACGCCGAGAAGTACGAGAACTACGTGCGCGAGGGCAGGGCATTGCGTGACCGCCCCTGA
- a CDS encoding NAD(P)/FAD-dependent oxidoreductase, whose translation MSHTDTAADTPGAQARVEHLDVLIVGAGLSGIGAAYHLQDNFPRRTYAILESRESIGGTWDLFRYPGIRSDSDMYTLGYRFKPWENDKSIADGPSILEYVKGTAAEHGIDRNIRFRHRVTRAEWSTADSQWTVDAERTDTGATVRFTANFLMSCSGYYRYDEGYTPEFPGIDRFAGQVVHPQKWPEDLDYAGKRVVIIGSGATAVTLAPSMAAEAAHVTMLQRSPTYIISMPAKDKLANKLRRHLPARLAYALTRLKNASVATAIYQLCQRYPEFMKGRIRQLQEKWLPKGYDIDTHFTPRYNPWDQRLCLVPNGDLFRSIRNDEVSIVTDHIDTFTETGITLKSGDELRADIVVTATGLNLLAFGGMALAVDGRDIDLTETMAYKGMMLSGVPNFAFVIGYTNASWTLKADLVCEYVCRLLAHMDANGFTQCAPERDSSVDEEPFLDFAAGYVLRSVESFPKQGSKAPWRLRMNYFRDLVMLRHGKLVDDAMRFAPVSTS comes from the coding sequence ATGTCACACACCGATACCGCCGCCGACACCCCCGGCGCGCAGGCTCGCGTCGAGCATCTCGACGTGCTGATCGTCGGCGCCGGACTGTCCGGGATCGGTGCCGCCTACCACCTGCAGGACAACTTTCCGCGCCGGACCTACGCGATCCTGGAGAGCCGCGAATCGATCGGCGGCACGTGGGACCTGTTCCGTTACCCCGGCATTCGGTCCGACTCCGACATGTACACGCTCGGCTACCGGTTCAAGCCGTGGGAGAACGACAAGTCCATCGCCGACGGCCCGTCGATCCTCGAGTACGTCAAGGGCACGGCAGCCGAGCACGGAATCGACCGGAACATCCGGTTCCGGCATCGGGTGACCCGGGCGGAGTGGTCCACCGCGGACTCGCAGTGGACGGTCGACGCCGAGCGCACCGATACCGGTGCGACCGTGCGGTTCACCGCGAACTTCCTGATGTCCTGCAGCGGCTACTACCGCTACGATGAGGGCTACACCCCCGAGTTTCCGGGGATCGACCGGTTCGCCGGGCAGGTCGTGCACCCGCAGAAGTGGCCCGAGGACCTCGACTACGCGGGCAAGCGCGTCGTCATCATCGGCAGCGGCGCCACCGCGGTCACCCTGGCGCCGTCGATGGCCGCCGAGGCCGCGCACGTCACGATGCTGCAGCGGTCGCCCACCTACATCATCTCGATGCCGGCCAAGGACAAGCTGGCCAACAAGCTGCGGCGCCACCTGCCCGCGCGCCTCGCGTACGCTCTCACGCGGCTGAAGAACGCATCCGTCGCAACGGCGATCTATCAACTGTGCCAGCGGTACCCGGAGTTCATGAAGGGGCGCATCCGGCAACTCCAGGAGAAGTGGCTGCCGAAGGGCTACGACATCGACACCCACTTCACGCCCCGCTACAACCCGTGGGACCAGCGACTGTGCCTCGTGCCCAACGGGGATCTGTTCCGATCCATCCGGAACGACGAGGTGTCGATCGTGACCGATCACATCGACACGTTCACCGAAACCGGCATCACGCTGAAGTCCGGCGACGAGCTCCGGGCCGACATCGTCGTCACGGCAACAGGTTTGAATCTGCTCGCGTTCGGCGGGATGGCCCTCGCTGTCGACGGCCGCGACATCGACCTCACCGAGACCATGGCGTACAAGGGGATGATGCTCAGCGGCGTGCCGAACTTCGCGTTCGTCATCGGCTACACCAACGCGTCCTGGACGCTGAAGGCCGACCTGGTGTGCGAGTACGTCTGCCGCCTGCTGGCGCACATGGATGCCAACGGATTCACACAGTGCGCCCCGGAGCGGGACAGTTCGGTCGACGAGGAACCGTTCCTCGACTTCGCCGCCGGGTACGTGCTGCGGTCGGTGGAGTCGTTCCCGAAGCAGGGGTCGAAAGCGCCGTGGCGCCTGCGGATGAACTACTTCCGCGACCTGGTGATGCTGCGGCACGGCAAGCTCGTCGACGACGCCATGCGCTTCGCGCCCGTGAGTACTTCGTGA
- a CDS encoding SDR family oxidoreductase has product MPTLRNKVALVTGAARGIGAETSRALARRGVKLILLDLDAEPLKALAAELGDDVALAVAADVCDLAAVQKAVDAGVAKFGGIDLVLANAGIASYGSVMQVDPATFKRVVDINILGVFHTVRAALPSVIERKGYILVVSSFAAFAPAPGLAAYNASKAGVEHFANTLRLEVAHRGVTVGSAHMSWIDTPLVQDAKADLTAFNQLLAALPGPLGKTTSVDSCVDAFVDGLAKRKRRVYVPRWVGIFAWLKAVVTSRVGDRSLLPHVPEILPRMDEEVAKLGRSTSARNVALDDVAVDPK; this is encoded by the coding sequence ATGCCCACGCTCAGGAACAAAGTCGCACTCGTCACCGGCGCCGCGCGTGGCATCGGAGCCGAGACGTCGCGCGCCCTCGCACGCAGGGGCGTCAAGCTGATCCTGCTCGATCTGGACGCCGAACCGCTGAAGGCCCTTGCCGCCGAACTCGGTGACGACGTCGCGCTCGCCGTGGCCGCGGACGTCTGCGACCTGGCCGCCGTGCAGAAGGCCGTCGACGCCGGTGTCGCGAAGTTCGGCGGCATCGACCTCGTTCTCGCGAACGCCGGCATCGCCAGTTACGGCTCGGTCATGCAGGTCGATCCGGCCACATTCAAACGGGTCGTCGACATCAACATTCTCGGCGTCTTCCACACGGTCCGCGCCGCACTGCCGTCCGTGATCGAGCGCAAGGGTTACATCCTCGTCGTCTCGTCATTCGCCGCATTCGCGCCCGCACCGGGACTCGCCGCGTACAACGCCAGTAAGGCCGGGGTCGAACACTTCGCCAACACCCTCCGCCTCGAGGTCGCCCACCGCGGGGTCACCGTCGGCTCGGCCCACATGTCATGGATCGACACACCGCTCGTCCAGGATGCGAAAGCCGACCTCACCGCGTTCAACCAACTTCTCGCCGCCCTGCCGGGACCACTGGGCAAGACCACCTCGGTCGACTCGTGCGTCGACGCGTTCGTCGACGGCCTGGCCAAGCGGAAACGCCGGGTCTATGTGCCCCGTTGGGTCGGAATCTTCGCCTGGCTGAAGGCCGTCGTGACGTCGCGCGTCGGCGACCGCAGCCTGCTGCCCCACGTCCCGGAGATCCTGCCGCGGATGGACGAGGAGGTCGCGAAGCTCGGCCGGTCCACCAGCGCACGTAATGTCGCTCTCGACGACGTCGCCGTAGACCCCAAGTAG
- a CDS encoding TetR/AcrR family transcriptional regulator, translating into MSSPRLDESGRTYRGAGPRQRQEDRRVRLVDAAVEVFGTSGYRTATVEKICSTAGLTKRYFYESFDGSEALLLAAYASVTDRLRDSVLRGAAEGADLDARVRGALTAFFESVADDPRIPRIAFQEVLGVGPEVDIAYRRVTRSFVDAVLVVIGPAVDRTAFPDSHLRTLATGLVGAVLLIAQQWVLAENPQPIESVIASAHTILSAVLGRLGPHPT; encoded by the coding sequence GTGAGTTCGCCCAGACTCGACGAGTCGGGCCGCACCTACCGCGGTGCGGGCCCCCGGCAGCGCCAGGAAGACCGCCGCGTGCGGCTCGTCGACGCTGCCGTCGAAGTGTTCGGGACCAGCGGATACCGCACCGCGACGGTCGAGAAGATCTGCTCCACGGCGGGGCTGACCAAGCGCTACTTCTACGAGTCCTTCGACGGCAGCGAGGCCCTGCTGCTGGCCGCGTACGCCAGCGTCACCGACCGCCTGCGCGACAGCGTTCTGCGCGGTGCGGCCGAAGGAGCCGATCTGGACGCCCGGGTCCGCGGAGCGCTGACCGCGTTCTTCGAGTCCGTCGCCGACGACCCACGCATCCCGCGGATCGCGTTCCAGGAGGTCCTGGGCGTCGGACCGGAGGTCGACATCGCCTACCGCCGCGTCACCCGCTCGTTCGTCGACGCGGTTCTCGTTGTCATCGGTCCGGCCGTCGACCGGACAGCATTCCCCGACTCCCACCTGCGGACGCTCGCGACCGGCCTGGTGGGTGCCGTCCTGTTGATCGCCCAGCAGTGGGTGCTGGCGGAGAACCCGCAGCCGATCGAATCCGTCATCGCCAGCGCGCACACCATTCTCTCGGCCGTCCTGGGCAGGCTCGGTCCGCACCCCACGTGA
- a CDS encoding glutamate ABC transporter substrate-binding protein, whose product MTQTRHSRPGARPGARHLVGVLAVAVLAGCAAPDPLTPTVTGTYTTRPMTNGAQIIPPGTPPPESPPPESCGALASLRPGPQPPPGQMPPGGSLAEIAARGRLIVGVDQNTNPFSFRDPTTGTLQGFDIDTAKEIAGDIFGDPNRVEFRLLTSAGRFTALEHNDVDLVVHATAITCERAQRVGFSTEYFRAFQRILVPLGSDITGPADLAGKRVCTFIDTTSLPTLQRVAPDATIVAVPDWDDCLVTMQKRQADATSTSDSLLAGLVSQDPNFQIVGPPMEGEEHWGIGVNKYKDDLIRFVNGTLDRMRADGTWMRFYDRWLAGSLGPIAGPPPATYRD is encoded by the coding sequence ATGACGCAGACGAGGCATTCGCGACCGGGGGCGAGACCAGGTGCCCGGCATCTCGTCGGCGTGCTCGCCGTCGCCGTCCTCGCCGGCTGCGCCGCACCCGACCCGCTCACCCCGACCGTCACGGGCACGTACACCACCCGGCCGATGACGAACGGGGCACAGATCATCCCACCCGGCACTCCGCCCCCCGAGTCACCACCGCCCGAGTCGTGCGGGGCGCTCGCGAGCCTGCGGCCCGGCCCGCAACCCCCGCCGGGGCAGATGCCGCCCGGTGGGTCGTTGGCCGAGATCGCGGCGCGCGGCCGGTTGATCGTCGGCGTCGACCAGAACACGAACCCGTTCAGCTTCCGCGACCCGACCACGGGGACCCTGCAAGGCTTCGACATCGACACGGCGAAGGAGATCGCCGGGGACATCTTCGGCGATCCGAACCGGGTCGAGTTCCGCCTGCTCACCTCCGCCGGCCGGTTCACCGCGCTCGAGCACAACGACGTCGACCTCGTCGTTCATGCCACCGCGATCACCTGCGAACGCGCCCAACGCGTCGGCTTCTCCACCGAGTACTTCCGCGCCTTCCAGCGCATTCTCGTCCCGCTGGGCTCCGACATCACCGGACCGGCGGACCTGGCCGGAAAACGGGTCTGCACCTTTATCGACACCACCTCGCTGCCCACCCTCCAACGAGTGGCGCCGGACGCCACGATCGTCGCGGTCCCCGATTGGGACGACTGCCTCGTCACCATGCAGAAACGGCAGGCCGACGCGACCAGCACGTCCGACTCACTCCTTGCCGGGCTCGTGTCTCAGGACCCGAATTTTCAGATCGTGGGTCCACCGATGGAGGGAGAAGAGCACTGGGGAATCGGTGTCAACAAGTACAAGGACGACCTGATTCGGTTCGTCAACGGCACCCTCGACCGCATGCGCGCGGACGGCACCTGGATGCGCTTCTACGACCGGTGGCTGGCCGGATCACTCGGGCCGATCGCGGGCCCACCCCCCGCAACCTATCGGGATTGA
- a CDS encoding ring-opening amidohydrolase: MPEAIEVRKVPLHSVSDASELAKLIDDGALEADRVVAVIGKTEGNGGVNDYTRIIADRAFREVLSARGSRSLDEVAQVPIVWSGGTDGVISPHATIFATVPAGKATKTDEPRLTVGVSMSEQLLPEDIGRTPMITKVAAAVKMAMDNAGITDPADVHYVQTKTPLLTIHTIRDAKSRGETVWTEQTHESMDLSNGCTALGIAVALGEIEMPSDADVMHRRDLFSSVASCSSGVELDRAQIVVVGNARGVGGRYRIGHSVMKDPLDQDGIWAAIRDAGLELPERPHTSDLDGQLVNVFLKCEASQDGTVRNRRNAMLDDSDVHWHRQIKSCVGGVASSVTGDPAVFVSVSAAHQGPEGGGPVAAIVDLGQ, translated from the coding sequence ATGCCCGAAGCAATCGAGGTCCGCAAGGTTCCGCTGCACAGCGTTTCCGACGCCAGCGAACTGGCAAAGCTCATCGACGACGGCGCGCTCGAAGCGGACCGTGTCGTCGCAGTCATCGGCAAGACCGAGGGCAACGGCGGCGTCAACGATTACACACGCATCATCGCGGACCGGGCCTTCCGTGAGGTCCTCTCCGCCAGGGGCAGCCGCAGCCTGGACGAGGTGGCCCAGGTGCCCATTGTCTGGTCCGGCGGTACCGACGGTGTGATCAGCCCGCACGCCACGATCTTCGCAACCGTGCCGGCGGGAAAGGCGACGAAGACCGATGAGCCGCGACTGACCGTCGGTGTCTCGATGAGTGAGCAGCTCCTGCCCGAAGACATCGGTCGCACGCCGATGATCACGAAGGTGGCGGCGGCGGTGAAGATGGCAATGGACAATGCCGGCATCACCGACCCCGCCGACGTGCACTACGTGCAGACGAAGACGCCGTTGCTGACGATCCACACCATCCGAGACGCCAAGAGCCGCGGCGAGACGGTGTGGACCGAGCAAACGCACGAGTCGATGGACCTGTCGAACGGCTGTACGGCACTGGGGATTGCCGTCGCGCTCGGCGAGATCGAAATGCCGAGCGACGCTGATGTCATGCACCGCCGCGACCTCTTCTCGTCGGTTGCATCCTGTTCGTCGGGTGTCGAGTTGGACAGGGCTCAGATCGTTGTCGTGGGAAACGCGCGCGGTGTCGGCGGCCGCTACCGGATCGGGCACAGCGTGATGAAGGATCCGCTCGATCAGGACGGCATCTGGGCCGCGATCCGGGATGCGGGACTCGAGCTGCCCGAGCGGCCCCACACGAGCGACCTGGACGGCCAGCTCGTCAACGTCTTCCTCAAGTGCGAAGCGAGTCAGGACGGGACGGTACGTAACCGCCGCAACGCGATGCTCGACGACTCGGATGTGCACTGGCACCGCCAGATCAAGTCCTGCGTGGGCGGTGTCGCGTCGTCGGTTACGGGTGACCCGGCGGTATTCGTGTCTGTGTCGGCTGCACACCAGGGGCCGGAGGGCGGCGGCCCCGTTGCCGCCATCGTCGACCTCGGCCAATAG
- a CDS encoding amidase yields the protein MTHVIDPVNAGESGNTRLGPSCRPHEYEELVMCDALTLSGLIKRREVSCVDVMTAYLDHIELHNRSVNAIVALRDRDELLTEARERDRQLADGQYRGWMHGFPHAVKDLSAVEGLPFTSGSPIFADRIADADDLFVTRIKAAGAIIIGKTNTPEFGLGSQTYNPVWGTTATPYDTSRTAGGSSGGAAAALALRMVPVADGSDYMGSLRNPPAFNNVVGFRPSWGRIPESGFIAQGAVVGPMGRSVADVAHLLSTMAGPDANAPLGIDEDPEVFTRSLERDFRGTRIAWVGDWGGYLATEPGVLELCESSFDAFRNIGCGVEAALPDYKPEDIWQLFLRWRWWAQLGLSDLYDDPQTREQMKPEFVWEMEHGRALSALDITKAAAARNDWQTAVTKMFETYDYILAPSAQVFPFDKATHWPATIAGRPMDTYHRWMETVAPWTMTSLPVAAMPVGFDDRRLPMGIQIIGRHGADRAVLQLSYAYEQATKWVERVLPPALLSS from the coding sequence GTGACACACGTCATCGACCCCGTCAACGCAGGCGAGTCCGGCAACACTCGCCTGGGACCTTCGTGCCGGCCGCACGAATACGAAGAGCTCGTCATGTGTGATGCATTGACGCTCAGCGGTTTGATCAAGAGACGCGAGGTGTCGTGCGTCGACGTCATGACTGCCTATCTCGACCACATCGAATTGCACAATCGCAGTGTCAACGCCATCGTTGCCCTGCGTGACCGGGACGAGTTGCTGACCGAAGCGCGCGAGCGGGACCGCCAGCTGGCCGACGGGCAATACCGTGGCTGGATGCACGGGTTCCCGCACGCAGTCAAGGACCTCTCCGCGGTCGAGGGACTGCCGTTCACCTCCGGATCGCCCATCTTCGCCGACCGGATCGCCGACGCGGACGACCTGTTCGTCACCCGGATCAAGGCGGCCGGTGCCATCATTATCGGCAAGACCAATACCCCCGAGTTCGGGCTCGGGTCCCAGACGTACAACCCCGTATGGGGCACGACGGCGACACCGTACGACACCTCACGGACCGCCGGTGGAAGTAGCGGCGGTGCTGCTGCGGCCCTGGCGTTGCGGATGGTCCCGGTCGCCGATGGCAGTGATTACATGGGCTCACTGCGAAATCCGCCAGCCTTCAATAATGTTGTGGGATTTCGCCCTTCGTGGGGTCGCATTCCAGAGTCCGGCTTCATCGCTCAGGGCGCGGTTGTCGGTCCGATGGGACGGTCGGTGGCAGATGTGGCGCACCTTCTGTCCACGATGGCAGGCCCCGACGCCAACGCCCCGCTCGGCATCGACGAGGACCCCGAGGTATTCACCCGGAGCCTCGAGCGGGACTTCCGCGGGACTCGGATCGCGTGGGTGGGTGACTGGGGCGGGTACCTGGCGACCGAACCCGGGGTCCTCGAGCTGTGCGAGTCCTCATTCGATGCGTTCCGGAACATCGGTTGCGGCGTCGAGGCGGCGCTCCCCGACTACAAGCCCGAAGACATCTGGCAGCTTTTTCTGCGATGGCGCTGGTGGGCGCAACTCGGCTTGTCCGACCTCTACGACGACCCGCAGACACGCGAGCAGATGAAGCCCGAATTCGTGTGGGAGATGGAGCACGGACGCGCACTCTCCGCGCTCGACATCACCAAAGCTGCTGCGGCCCGGAACGACTGGCAGACGGCCGTCACCAAGATGTTCGAAACCTATGACTACATCCTCGCGCCCAGTGCCCAGGTGTTTCCGTTCGACAAGGCCACACACTGGCCTGCAACGATCGCCGGCCGGCCCATGGATACATATCACCGATGGATGGAAACCGTCGCACCGTGGACGATGACGAGCCTCCCGGTTGCTGCGATGCCGGTCGGTTTCGATGACCGCCGGCTCCCCATGGGAATCCAGATCATCGGACGACACGGCGCAGACCGAGCTGTTCTCCAACTTTCCTACGCGTACGAGCAGGCAACGAAGTGGGTGGAGCGTGTGCTTCCGCCCGCGCTCCTCTCGAGCTGA
- a CDS encoding PucR family transcriptional regulator ligand-binding domain-containing protein: MPAPAGYALTIRELLTLPSLAGSQLIAGARGLEQIVLRVNVIEVPDILPWVKPNELLLTTGFPLRHADSGEPFDPGALVELIEGLAQRGAAALGVKEGRYLGDLPAAMLEASDRLDVPLFLIPHDIGFDEVMSEVFAHLVDRQAFALDVADRMHRALTKIVLEGGDLPQIADEVAVLFDAAVLICTPDGRVNATAGATAALQALEGLPLFDPTGRLRTERLHHGLQSAPGTEAGQIAVAPVCAGGTDHGAIVAFVGDGGLGPVTMQALERAATVVALAVTKQLAVSAVESKFHGDFLRDVLNGTAGTTAQIMEHCAQLEWDLNRSMVVVVAELDPDAAPADRATRPPAAGRLPQQRLTAAWQQVVRRRDRRAPVVGFSHEVVALMPVGDNDARIVIDDLIAAVTGDRGGGRHSFCTGISRVIGSVADIPQAYDQARIAVTVVRRMRGNGSVAHFDSLGVHRLLSLVDDSAELQAFATEILGSLAGDTDEMIDLRQTLQELLNTNCNVAETARVLHFHYNTLRYRIGKLESIVGPFTTDPILRLDVALALRVVEMEGL, translated from the coding sequence TTGCCGGCACCCGCTGGCTACGCGCTGACGATTCGGGAGCTGCTGACCCTGCCCAGCCTGGCCGGCTCGCAGCTGATCGCGGGGGCCCGCGGCCTGGAGCAGATCGTTCTCCGAGTCAACGTCATCGAGGTGCCGGACATACTGCCGTGGGTAAAGCCGAACGAGCTGTTGCTCACCACCGGGTTCCCTCTGCGACATGCCGACTCGGGTGAGCCGTTCGATCCCGGGGCTCTGGTCGAACTCATCGAAGGCCTCGCCCAGCGCGGCGCGGCAGCGCTCGGTGTGAAGGAGGGCCGGTACCTCGGCGATCTTCCCGCCGCGATGCTCGAGGCATCTGACCGTCTCGACGTTCCGCTGTTTCTCATCCCACACGACATCGGATTCGACGAGGTGATGTCGGAGGTGTTCGCACACCTCGTCGATCGTCAGGCATTCGCCCTCGACGTTGCGGACCGCATGCACCGTGCCTTGACCAAGATCGTCCTCGAAGGCGGCGATCTGCCGCAGATAGCGGACGAGGTCGCCGTGCTGTTCGACGCCGCGGTGCTCATCTGCACGCCCGACGGGCGAGTGAACGCGACCGCTGGTGCGACGGCCGCACTGCAGGCGCTGGAGGGGTTGCCGCTGTTCGACCCGACCGGCCGACTTCGTACCGAGCGACTGCACCACGGCCTGCAGTCGGCGCCGGGCACCGAGGCAGGCCAGATCGCCGTCGCACCCGTTTGCGCCGGCGGGACCGACCACGGCGCCATCGTCGCCTTCGTGGGAGACGGCGGATTGGGCCCCGTCACGATGCAAGCACTGGAGCGTGCCGCAACCGTTGTTGCGTTGGCGGTTACCAAGCAGCTCGCGGTGTCGGCGGTCGAATCGAAGTTTCATGGCGACTTCCTGCGCGATGTTCTCAACGGGACCGCGGGGACGACTGCCCAGATCATGGAGCATTGCGCGCAGCTCGAATGGGACCTGAACCGCAGCATGGTGGTCGTCGTCGCGGAGCTCGACCCGGACGCCGCTCCCGCCGACCGTGCGACACGTCCGCCGGCCGCCGGAAGATTGCCGCAACAGCGGCTCACAGCTGCCTGGCAGCAGGTGGTGCGTCGCAGGGACCGGCGTGCCCCAGTAGTTGGCTTCAGTCATGAAGTGGTGGCGTTGATGCCGGTGGGCGACAACGATGCACGAATCGTCATCGACGATCTGATCGCGGCCGTGACCGGTGACCGTGGAGGCGGCAGGCATTCGTTCTGCACCGGAATAAGTCGCGTCATCGGCTCCGTGGCCGACATTCCGCAAGCGTACGATCAAGCACGAATCGCAGTGACGGTTGTACGGCGCATGCGCGGGAACGGTTCTGTCGCACACTTCGACAGCTTGGGCGTCCACAGACTGCTCTCGCTGGTCGACGACAGCGCTGAACTCCAAGCGTTCGCCACCGAGATCCTCGGTTCACTGGCCGGCGACACCGACGAGATGATCGATCTCCGCCAGACGCTGCAGGAACTCCTGAACACCAACTGCAACGTCGCCGAAACTGCACGCGTTCTGCATTTCCACTACAACACGCTGCGCTACCGGATCGGTAAGTTGGAGAGCATCGTCGGCCCGTTCACGACAGATCCGATTCTTCGCCTGGATGTGGCGCTTGCATTGCGGGTAGTGGAGATGGAGGGTCTCTAG